The Nocardioides panzhihuensis genome has a segment encoding these proteins:
- the dapB gene encoding 4-hydroxy-tetrahydrodipicolinate reductase, protein MIKVAVLGAGGKLGSAVCEAVESADDLELVARIGRGDVLSTITDAGAEVAVDVTTLEAVMGNAEFCLSHGVHTVIGTSGFGPDRVEQLGAWLAEAPGVGAMVVPNFSVGAVLMMRFAELAAAHFPSVEIVETHHERKADAPSGTARRTAELVAAARREAGVAPAPDATTSALQGARGAAVEGIPVHSLRMAGSVAHQEVVLGGVGELLTIRHDSLSHASFAHGVLAAIRGIGSRPGLTVGLEDVLGLG, encoded by the coding sequence ATGATCAAGGTGGCTGTTCTCGGTGCAGGTGGCAAGCTCGGTTCGGCGGTCTGCGAGGCGGTCGAGTCCGCCGACGACCTGGAGCTGGTGGCGCGGATCGGGCGCGGCGACGTGCTTTCGACGATCACCGACGCCGGCGCCGAGGTGGCTGTCGACGTCACCACTCTCGAGGCGGTGATGGGCAACGCGGAGTTCTGCCTGTCCCACGGCGTGCACACCGTGATCGGCACCTCGGGGTTCGGTCCCGACCGCGTCGAGCAGCTCGGGGCCTGGCTGGCCGAGGCTCCGGGGGTCGGCGCGATGGTGGTCCCCAACTTCTCGGTCGGCGCTGTGCTGATGATGCGTTTCGCCGAGCTCGCGGCCGCCCACTTCCCGTCCGTGGAGATCGTCGAGACCCACCACGAGCGGAAGGCTGACGCGCCTTCGGGCACCGCCCGCAGGACCGCTGAGCTCGTCGCTGCCGCGCGCCGGGAGGCCGGGGTGGCCCCGGCGCCGGACGCGACCACGTCGGCCCTCCAGGGCGCCCGTGGCGCCGCTGTGGAGGGCATCCCGGTCCACTCCCTGCGGATGGCCGGCTCGGTCGCCCACCAGGAGGTCGTCCTCGGCGGTGTCGGCGAGCTCTTGACCATCCGCCACGACTCGCTCTCGCACGCCTCCTTCGCTCACGGCGTGCTCGCCGCGATCCGCGGCATCGGCTCGCGCCCTGGGCTCACGGTCGGCCTGGAGGACGTCCTCGGGCTCGGCTGA
- a CDS encoding GerMN domain-containing protein: protein MRTARTSWAAVLSGLLLAGAAACGVPSSDDVRTVDPAEVPYHLLDDASAVAPGAAQGATGPRLYWVNGEDRLVSRPTASFCSKTVDGVAEHILDQLGDGPSEVDLASGLGTALPPEGWLELLEITDRTAHLRIATDDTIATNRVVLATAQTVLSLTSIPGVDRVKMEYDAEPLQVPKSSGELADGPLRHDDYRSLLADPTEPPKDERLRRRDLCPS, encoded by the coding sequence ATGAGGACGGCGCGTACGTCATGGGCGGCGGTGCTCTCCGGCCTGCTGCTGGCCGGCGCGGCGGCGTGCGGAGTCCCGAGCAGCGACGATGTGCGGACCGTCGATCCCGCCGAGGTTCCCTACCATCTGCTCGACGACGCCTCCGCCGTCGCTCCGGGCGCAGCGCAGGGCGCCACCGGGCCGCGGCTCTACTGGGTCAACGGCGAGGACCGTCTCGTCAGTCGCCCCACCGCCAGCTTCTGCTCCAAGACCGTCGACGGGGTCGCGGAGCACATCCTCGACCAGCTCGGCGACGGTCCGTCGGAGGTCGACCTGGCCTCAGGTCTCGGCACTGCCCTGCCGCCGGAGGGATGGCTGGAGCTCCTGGAGATCACCGACCGCACCGCCCACCTCCGCATCGCCACCGACGACACGATCGCCACCAACCGGGTCGTGCTCGCCACCGCGCAGACCGTGCTGTCGCTGACCTCGATCCCCGGCGTGGACCGGGTGAAGATGGAGTACGACGCCGAGCCGCTGCAGGTGCCGAAGTCCTCGGGCGAGCTCGCGGACGGGCCGTTGCGCCACGACGACTACCGCAGCCTGCTGGCCGACCCGACCGAGCCGCCCAAGGATGAACGGCTACGCCGCCGGGACCTCTGCCCCAGCTGA
- a CDS encoding sensor histidine kinase — protein MNRRPSRRGLRANVVAAFAAGALMISLILAFSTYFSARHYLIAQRERNALQQAYIDAALVKERLRTNGVNVAEVLAEIAQPSRTTVFVHKDGQWYSSDLTTQVHDATSDVASSVRAGDVALTWTDTGDRPNIVVGIPLEGVGADYYEVTYAKELSETLDTMGYALAISAAVTTIAGGVLGWYAARRVLRPLRQVALAAARISAGELDTRVEATDDPDLATLTGSFNTMVDTVVERLDHDARFAADVSHELRTPVATLTTSLGVLQGDKHLSPSSATAVDLMAGELERFRGALEDLIALGRLDAGVRESEWEVLRVADLVTATLADNGIDDVVIEVPDDLEIYGDRLQLHRALANLVRNAQTHGGGLTSVRAIARRGDAEIHVADSGPGVPVESREHIFDRFSRMGARGATTGSGLGLSIVERTAQLHDGSVWCRDADPSGADFVLSLPLAPTARTASGREVT, from the coding sequence ATGAACCGGAGACCGAGCCGGCGCGGTCTCCGCGCCAACGTCGTGGCGGCGTTCGCGGCCGGCGCGCTGATGATCAGCCTGATCCTCGCCTTCAGCACCTACTTCTCGGCACGTCACTACCTGATCGCGCAGCGCGAGCGGAACGCACTGCAGCAGGCCTACATCGACGCCGCTCTCGTCAAGGAGCGGCTGCGCACGAACGGGGTCAACGTCGCCGAGGTTCTCGCCGAGATCGCCCAACCGAGCCGCACCACGGTGTTCGTCCACAAGGACGGTCAGTGGTACTCCTCCGACCTCACCACCCAGGTCCACGACGCCACCAGCGACGTCGCCTCGAGCGTCCGGGCCGGAGACGTCGCGCTGACCTGGACCGACACCGGCGACCGGCCAAACATCGTCGTCGGGATCCCGCTCGAGGGGGTGGGTGCCGACTACTACGAGGTCACCTACGCCAAGGAGCTCAGCGAGACCCTCGACACGATGGGCTACGCCCTCGCCATCTCGGCGGCGGTCACCACCATCGCCGGCGGCGTGCTCGGCTGGTACGCCGCCCGGCGGGTCCTGCGGCCGCTGCGCCAGGTCGCCCTGGCCGCGGCGCGGATCTCCGCCGGCGAGCTCGACACCCGGGTCGAGGCAACCGACGACCCCGACCTGGCGACCCTGACCGGGTCGTTCAACACCATGGTCGACACCGTGGTCGAGCGGCTCGACCACGATGCCCGCTTCGCAGCCGACGTCAGTCACGAGCTTCGTACGCCGGTGGCCACCCTCACCACCAGCCTCGGTGTCCTGCAGGGCGACAAGCACCTCTCCCCCAGCTCCGCGACCGCAGTGGACCTGATGGCCGGCGAGCTGGAACGGTTCCGCGGGGCGCTCGAAGACCTCATCGCGCTGGGGCGTCTCGACGCGGGCGTGCGGGAGTCGGAGTGGGAGGTGCTGAGAGTCGCCGACCTAGTCACGGCGACTCTCGCGGACAACGGCATCGACGACGTGGTCATCGAGGTCCCCGACGACCTGGAGATCTACGGCGACCGGCTCCAGCTCCACCGAGCCTTGGCCAACCTGGTCCGCAACGCCCAGACCCATGGCGGCGGCCTCACCTCGGTGCGTGCCATCGCGCGCCGCGGTGACGCCGAGATCCACGTCGCGGACTCCGGGCCCGGGGTGCCCGTCGAGTCGCGCGAGCACATCTTCGACCGGTTCTCCCGGATGGGGGCGCGGGGCGCGACGACCGGGAGCGGGCTGGGCCTGAGCATCGTGGAGCGGACCGCTCAGCTGCACGACGGGTCGGTCTGGTGTCGCGATGCGGACCCGAGCGGCGCGGACTTCGTGCTCTCGCTCCCCCTCGCTCCCACGGCGCGGACCGCATCGGGCCGGGAGGTGACATGA
- a CDS encoding response regulator transcription factor yields the protein MRDVQEAAKRVLILEDDYGLRTSLRLFLEQEGYAVGEADDAEIALDLDAQEPFDVMLVDLMLGGIDGFTFIRSVRPRTTAPIIVISARDGAKDVVTALEAGADDYVRKPFDVAEVRARIRAALRRPDFPLVPVQGGYTPASGIVLDSTDGPLVFDPEAATLRRGAEDLHLTSTEFKLLLALTNSPGRVMTRENLVNQMWPEGHHGDVRVVDVHVSRLRNKVDTDPEAGGVISTVRGLGYRLDPR from the coding sequence ATGCGGGACGTGCAAGAGGCAGCCAAGCGAGTGCTCATCCTGGAGGACGACTACGGGCTGCGTACGTCCCTTCGGCTCTTCCTCGAGCAGGAGGGGTACGCGGTCGGCGAAGCCGACGACGCCGAGATCGCCCTCGATCTCGACGCCCAGGAGCCGTTCGACGTGATGCTCGTCGACCTGATGCTCGGTGGCATCGACGGGTTCACCTTCATCCGGAGCGTGCGCCCCCGAACGACCGCGCCGATCATCGTGATCAGCGCCCGAGACGGCGCCAAGGACGTGGTCACCGCGCTCGAGGCGGGGGCCGACGACTACGTGCGCAAGCCGTTCGACGTGGCGGAGGTCAGGGCCCGGATCCGGGCCGCGCTGCGGCGCCCCGACTTTCCCCTCGTCCCTGTCCAGGGCGGCTACACCCCTGCCAGCGGCATCGTGCTCGACTCGACCGACGGCCCGCTGGTCTTCGACCCGGAGGCCGCGACCCTCCGCCGGGGCGCTGAGGACCTGCACCTGACCAGCACGGAGTTCAAGCTCCTGCTCGCGCTGACGAACAGCCCCGGCAGGGTGATGACCCGCGAGAACCTGGTCAACCAGATGTGGCCCGAGGGCCATCACGGCGACGTCCGGGTCGTCGACGTGCACGTCAGCCGCCTGCGCAACAAGGTCGACACGGACCCGGAGGCAGGCGGCGTCATCTCCACCGTCCGCGGCCTGGGCTATCGGCTGGACCCGCGATGA
- a CDS encoding STAS domain-containing protein, which produces MSEAEFYPVDETIIVPFSDATCLRAIHNLRWRLAEMLVGGPEAVVVDLAGLTGFSSTTVAALLWAKRRCGSRGVPLRLRNADPALAGQLRRAGLDTIWDIQTAPAASTPTRKAN; this is translated from the coding sequence ATGAGCGAGGCGGAGTTCTACCCGGTGGACGAGACCATCATCGTGCCGTTCTCGGACGCGACCTGCCTGCGGGCGATCCACAACCTGCGATGGCGGTTGGCCGAGATGCTCGTGGGCGGTCCCGAGGCGGTCGTGGTCGACCTCGCGGGTCTGACCGGGTTCTCCTCGACGACCGTCGCGGCGCTGCTGTGGGCCAAGCGTCGCTGCGGGTCGAGGGGCGTGCCGCTCCGTCTCCGGAACGCCGATCCGGCGCTCGCCGGTCAGCTCCGCCGAGCCGGTCTCGACACCATCTGGGACATCCAGACGGCTCCGGCCGCATCCACCCCCACCCGAAAGGCCAACTGA